The following proteins are encoded in a genomic region of Gossypium hirsutum isolate 1008001.06 chromosome D05, Gossypium_hirsutum_v2.1, whole genome shotgun sequence:
- the LOC107903497 gene encoding histone H2A.6: protein MAGRGKTLGSGASKKATSRSSKAGLQFPVGRIARFLKAGKYAERVGAGAPVYLAAVLEYLAAEVLELAGNAARDNKKTRIVPRHIQLAVRNDEELSKLLGDVTIANGGVMPNIHNLLLPKKAGTSSKASGGDED from the exons ATGGCGGGTCGGGGCAAAACTCTCGGATCCGGAGCCTCGAAGAAGGCGACATCGAGGAGTAGCAAAGCTGGGCTTCAATTTCCGGTGGGTCGTATAGCTCGGTTCCTTAAGGCTGGGAAATATGCTGAACGAGTCGGCGCCGGAGCTCCGGTTTACCTTGCCGCTGTTCTTGAATATCTTGCCGCTGAG GTTCTTGAGCTTGCCGGAAATGCAGCGAGAGACAACAAGAAAACCCGAATTGTGCCACGCCATATTCAGCTAGCCGTAAGGAACGATGAAGAGCTAAGCAAATTACTTGGAGATGTCACGATTGCCAACGGTGGTGTGATGCCCAACATCCACAATCTCCTCCTTCCTAAGAAAGCTGGAACTTCCTCAAAGGCATCTGGAGGTGATGAAGATTAG
- the LOC107903496 gene encoding formin-like protein 5, producing the protein MPMIQGNMGGKRIPCLIFLVTLLCISLAIILDYRSAAEEAFLNVLVDPSTGEINENRVGLLWINCRQDLNDLLYAFVDPKLRRLEEILSNVIHTAGYSSAKENIRNLVNIRHPELKHVLSNCIRNNHLIFQVSEEDSKPSYTRYVKLLFRRHDVPRRILGSKNTEEAPDSDLGPSPSPSPSSSPSPSPSSSPSSSPSSSPNLAPAPSDSKVPESEAADSKAPDVRPTPSKRPPFSLPPPVPTRSNQHPPPVLSPQNNSHHDEGHLEEKGTSLRTLIIACIVTALVTAMAALLFLSLCSRKQINKKPISGGEIGNASNEHKDSTDDSIALEISSDGKSSLGTVDVAGASATATATAAAAAAAGASSGASKASAESSATSGDTNSVVPQPAGKAGTSTAAVPLVNGLSGGVDAVPSEPPNQVGANSPPAPTGSANVPRPPGPLSPSKPPTSPHKPPPPVPPGPKVPKPPGGPQHSNAKSGDGSSAAGNDANTSKAKLKPFFWDKVAAKPNSAMVWDQIKAGSFQFSEELIETLFGASVQKNKKTDKKEPSAQDQGPQYVQLIEPKKAQNLAILLRALNVTTKEVCDALREGNDLPVEFLQTLLKMAPTSDEEHKLKTFSGEFSQLGLSEQFLKQLLDIPFAFKRIEVLIFMCSLKEDVSATKESFETLEVACKDLRGSRLFLKLLEAVLKTGNRMNDGTFHGGAEAFKLDTLLKLSDVKGVDGKTTLLHFVVREIIRTEGLKAARAERESESFNSLKSNDILEDVSHDPEDHYHDLGFKAVSHLSSELENVKKAAAIDAENLTGTVIKLGHSLLKARGFLNSEMKGLEEDSGFQKALKSLVEKAEVEVKSLIEEEKRIMELVKNTGNYFHGNVKKDEGIRLFVVVRDFLVILDKVCKEVRDKPKISHKKEGSHASSSSGSSTGSPSPDC; encoded by the exons ATGCCTATGATACAAGGAAATATGGGTGGCAAAAGAATTCCTTGTTTGATATTTTTGGTAACTTTGCTTTGTATTTCATTGGCAATCATTTTGGATTATAGAAGTGCTGCAGAAGAAGCATTTCTTAATGTATTAGTTGATCCATCAACTGGGGAGATCAATGAAAATCGG GTGGGATTGTTATGGATAAATTGCAGACAAGATTTGAATGATTTACTGTATGCTTTTGTAGATCCCAAATTACGCCGTCTAGAGGAAATACTCTCCAATGTTATCCATACGGCGGGTTACTCATCGGCAAAAGAAAACATTCGGAACTTGGTTAATATTCGCCATCCCGAGTTAAAGCATGTTCTTTCTAATTGCATAAGAAATAATCATCTTATATTCCAAGTATCTGAGGAAGATAGTAAGCCTTCGTACACCAGATATGTCAAGTTATTATTTCGCAGGCATGATGTTCCTAGAAGGATTTTAGGCTCTAAGAACACTGAAGAAGCCCCTGACTCGGACTTAGGCCCATCACCATCACCATCCCCATCATCATCCCCATCTCCATCtccatcatcatcaccatcatcatcccCATCGTCATCCCCAAATCTGGCCCCAGCCCCTTCTGATTCCAAAGTTCCTGAATCTGAAGCTGCTGATTCCAAAGCTCCTGATGTTAGGCCAACTCCATCAAAACGTCCACCATTTTCACTCCCTCCACCAGTTCCTACACGTTCTAACCAACATCCACCTCCAGTACTTAGTCCTCAGAACAATTCACATCACGATGAAGGTCATTTGGAAGAAAAAGGAACTAGCTTGAGAACACTTATTATTGCTTGTATTGTGACTGCATTAGTAACAGCCATGGCTGCATTGTTGTTCCTCTCTTTATGCTCCCGTAAGCAAATTAATAAGAAGCCCATCTCCGGCG GAGAGATAGGTAACGCATCAAACGAGCATAAGGATTCAACTGATGACAGTATTGCTCTAGAAATTTCGTCGGACGGAAAGTCATCACTTGGAACTGTTGATGTTGCTGGTGCTTCTGCCACTGCCACTGCCACTGCCGCTGCCGCTGCCGCTGCTGGTGCCAGTTCGGGTGCCTCCAAAGCCTCAGCTGAATCTTCTGCTACATCAGGTGATACTAATTCGGTGGTACCTCAGCCTGCAGGAAAGGCAGGAACTTCCACAGCTGCCGTACCTCTGGTGAATGGTCTTTCTGGTGGAGTGGATGCTGTCCCTTCTGAACCTCCTAACCAGGTTGGAGCCAATTCTCCACCTGCACCAACTGGTTCTGCCAATGTACCCCGACCTCCTGGACCTCTGTCACCATCTAAACCTCCCACTTCTCCTCATAAGCCACCTCCACCAGTGCCCCCAGGTCCCAAGGTGCCTAAACCGCCAGGTGGACCACAACATTCAAATGCTAAATCTGGTGATGGATCGAGTGCAGCAGGAAATGATGCCAATACTTCTAAAGCCAAACTAAAGCCCTTTTTCTGGGATAAAGTTGCAGCCAAGCCAAACAGTGCAATGGTCTGGGATCAGATCAAAGCTGGATCATTCCA GTTCAGTGAGGAGCTGATTGAAACTCTGTTCGGGGCGTCAGTTCAAAAAAACAAGAAAACTGATAAGAAAGAGCCATCTGCACAGGATCAGGGACCTCAGTATGTTCAACTCATTGAACCCAAGAAAGCACAAAATTTAGCAATCCTTTTGCGGGCATTGAATGTAACCACTAAAGAAGTATGTGATGCACTTCGTGAAG GAAATGACCTCCCAGTTGAATTCCTTCAGACATTATTGAAGATGGCACCAACATCCGATGAAGAACACAAACTTAAAACATTCAGTGGTGAATTTTCCCAACTCGGTCTGTCCGAGCAATTCCTAAAACAATTGCTTGACATCCCTTTTGCTTTTAAACGAATAGAAGTTCTGATTTTTATGTGTTCTCTTAAAGAGGATGTTTCTGCCACTAAAGAGTCCTTCGAGACATTAGAG GTTGCTTGCAAGGATTTAAGAGGTAGTCGCCTATTCCTCAAGCTTTTAGAAGCTGTTCTCAAAACCGGAAATCGCATGAACGATGGGACATTCCATGGTGGTGCagaagctttcaagctcgatacGCTTTTGAAGTTATCGGATGTTAAAGGAGTAGATGGAAAGACCACACTATTGCATTTTGTTGTCCGAGAAATAATACGTACTGAAGGTTTGAAAGCTGCCCGTGCtgaaagagaaagtgaaagttttAACAGCTTAAAATCCAACGATATTCTCGAGGATGTTTCCCATGATCCAGAAGACCACTACCACGACCTTGGGTTTAAGGCGGTTTCACATCTGAGTAGTGAACTTGAAAATGTCAAGAAAGCTGCAGCCATTGATGCCGAAAACTTAACAGGAACTGTTATCAAACTCGGCCATTCACTCCTAAAAGCACGTGGTTTCTTGAACTCGGAGATGAAGGGTTTGGAGGAGGATAGTGGTTTCCAAAAAGCATTAAAGAGTTTGGTTGAGAAGGCTGAGGTTGAAGTCAAGTCATTGATCGAGGAAGAGAAAAGAATCATGGAGTTGGTAAAGAACACCGGCAATTATTTCCATGGAAACGTTAAAAAAGACGAGGGTATACGCTTGTTTGTTGTCGTACGGGATTTCTTGGTAATTTTGGATAAAGTGTGTAAAGAGGTTAGAGACAAGCCGAAAATATCACATAAAAAGGAGGGGTCTCATGCATCATCTTCCTCCGGCTCCAGTACTGGATCACCTTCTCCCGATTGCTGA